Below is a genomic region from Sphingomonas sp. FARSPH.
ACGGCATCAGAATACGATTCAAACGGCATTCTCGATTGCTTTGCTATCGAAGGAAAGCCGGATGCGGTCGAAACTATAGCAAATGCTTACGTGAAGCTCGGTCGCCATCGAGAAGGTGTCGTGGGCTTTGCTCAGTGCTACCTGTTCGACGCGCAGGACATCGTGACGTTCGGCGTCACCTATCTTGAGAAGCACTTCGGAGCCACTCCGATCGTGCCAGCACACGAAGCCGCCCAGCGCTCTTGCGAGCCTTCCGGTTAGAGGCCGTCGACAATGATAATCTGGATCAACGGACCTTTCGGCGCCGGAAAGACGACTCTCGCTGAGCGGCTGCGCGATCGGCGTCCGAAATCGCTGATCTTTGACCCTGAGGAAATCGGGTTCGTGGTGAAAGAAACGGTCCCCATACCAGCGAGCGGAGACTATCAGGATCTCCCCTTGTGGAGGGGACTTACGATCGCTGCGGTCAGCGAGATTCGCAGGAATTACTCGCAGGACATCATCATCCCAATGACGCTCGTGCACCCGGACTATCAGAGGTGGCTCGGGAAATCTGCACAGCGGTGATAAGTGGAATTTCTGCCTGACTTCGGCTTAGATGCCGGGAACAGGAGATACCATGACAAGACGACCGCGCCGGAACCACAGCCCGGCTTTCAAGGCAAAAGTGGCGCTCGCCGCGATCCGAGGTGAGCAGACGCTGGTGGAATTGTCCCAGCAGTTCGACGTGCATGCCAACCAGATCAAACAGTGGAAAGACCAGCTCCTTGATGGGGCGACAGGCGTTTTCGGCGATGAAGCGAAGGCGGAACCGGCAGGTCCAACCGTCGATGTCAAAACGCTGCACGCCAAAATAGGCGAACTGACATTGGAGAATGATTTTTTAGCCGGAGCGCTCGGCAAAGCGGGATTGCTGGGCGGAAAGAAATGATCGACCGAACACACAAACTGTCGGTCGCACGTCAGGCCAGGCTTCTCGGCTTCAGCCGTGGCAGTGTCTACTATTCTCCACGTCAAGTGTCCGACGGCGATCTGGACCTGATGCGGCGGATCGACGAACTGCACCTCGACTATCCGTTCGCCGGAAGTCGGATGTTGCAAGGGCTTTTGAGGGGTGAAGGGACCGAGGTCGGGCGGTTGCACGTCGCCACGCTGATGAAGAAGATGGGCATCGAGGCAATCTACCGTCGCCCGAACACCTCCAAACCAGCGCCAGGTCACAAAATCTATCCTTATCTCCTGCGCAAGCTGGCGGTCACCCGGCCCAACCAGGTCTGGGCAATGGACATAACGTATGTGCCGATGGCGCGGGGATTCGTCTATCTCTGCGCCGTCGTGGACTGGTTTAGCCGGCGGGTTCTGTCCTGGCGGCTGTCGATCACGATGGAGGCGGACTTCTGCATCGAAGCGGTCGAGGACGCGCTGGCCCGCTATGGAAAGCCTGAAATATTCAACACCGATCAGGGTTCGCAGTTCACCTCCATCGACTTCACAGCCGTGCTGAAGAAGGCGGAGATCGCCATCTCGATGGATGGCAAGGGCGCGTGGCGCGACAACGTCTTCGTCGAGCGGCTCTGGCGGTCGATCAAATACGAAGAGGTCTATCTCCACGCCTACAAGACCGTATCCGAGGCTCGC
It encodes:
- a CDS encoding IS3-like element ISKpn11 family transposase (programmed frameshift), with translation MTRRPRRNHSPAFKAKVALAAIRGEQTLVELSQQFDVHANQIKQWKDQLLDGATGVFGDEAKAEPAGPTVDVKTLHAKIGELTLENDFLGRSARQSGIAGRKEMIDRTHKLSVARQARLLGFSRGSVYYSPRQVSDGDLDLMRRIDELHLDYPFAGSRMLQGLLRGEGTEVGRLHVATLMKKMGIEAIYRRPNTSKPAPGHKIYPYLLRKLAVTRPNQVWAMDITYVPMARGFVYLCAVVDWFSRRVLSWRLSITMEADFCIEAVEDALARYGKPEIFNTDQGSQFTSIDFTAVLKKAEIAISMDGKGAWRDNVFVERLWRSIKYEEVYLHAYKTVSEARAGIGRYLAFYNSRRPHSSLDRQTPDQAYFNALAPMMVAA